TCGTCGCGGCCCATGAGGTCGTAGAAGCGCTCGACGAGCCGGCGCACCGCCGGCTCGCCGCCCAGCAGATCGAAAGGGGTCTCGGACGGCTCGGCCATGGGCGATGCCCTCTACCGGATCTGCGCCGGCGCTGCACGCCGCCGGCTCAAGCCGCGACCGAGCTGCCGCAGGCCGCGCCGAACCACGCGGTGAGCGCGCGGCGCAGCCGGCGGTGGGCGGAGGCCTCGGGCTCGCCTGCCGCGGCCGCCCAGGCCACGTAGCCGTCGGGGCGAATCAGCATCGCCTCCGCCGGGCGCGGCAGCGCTGCGCAGCGCGCGCTCACGACGTCCACGCGATCGCCCCAGGGCGCAGCCACGCCGCCGAGCGCGGCGCCGCCGGTCAGATCCAGCAGCACGCCCCTGGCCCCGTGCATGAGCTGCGCGACCCGCGTCTCCCCCTTCTGCGTCGTCAGCGGGACGTCCGGCGCCCATCGCCCGAGCAGCGGATGCTGCTCGCCGGGCTCGGTCGGCATCTCGTAACGGACGTCGGCCGCGTCCAGCATCTCGACGACATACCGCAGGCTCTCCTCGTGCTTGAGCAGCTCGCCGACCAGCTCGCGCAGCGCGGCGACGCGCTCGTCCCGCATCATCAGCGCGCCCTGCGCCCGGGTGTGCATGATCACGCGTTTGCCCTCGGGGTGCCGCTCCGCGTGGTAGGTGTCGAGGAGCCCCGACGGCGCCCAGCCGCGGACCTCCGCGGCCAGCTTCCAGCCGAGGTTCACCGCGTCCTGCAATCCGGTGGTGAGGCCTGGCCCGCCGGCGGGGAGATGGATGTGCGCCGCGTCGCCCACGAGCAGCACGCGGCCCGCGCGGTACGTATCCGCCTGCCGGCTGGCGTCGGTGAACCGAGACAACCACCGCACCTCGCGGACGGGCAGATCCTCGCCGAGCGCCGCGCGAACGCTGGCCTGCAGCTCGTCGAGCGTCATCGGCGCGTCGCGATCGAAGTCCTGCGGATACGGCTCCGAGGTGACCACGCGAAACACGCCCGCTCCCAGGGGAACCAGGGCGATCCCGCCGAGCCCGAAGCGAACGCGGCGACCACCGGAGAGGACGAGGTGCCCGTCCTCCGTCGCGCCCTCGGCCAGCGTGACGTCGGCGAGGCGCAGGAGCCGAGAGGGCGGGAGACCAGGGAAGCCGATCCCGGACAGCTTGCGCACCGCGCTGCGGCCGCCGTCACACCCCACCACGAAGCGCGCTCGAAGCGGGTAGCCGCCGTCCGGGCCTCGGACGGCGACGGTCGCGCCCTCCCCGTCCTGATCCAGCCCGATGAGCTCGTGACCTCGACGGATCTCCGTCGTCAGCTCGCGCGCCCGCTCCTCCAGCAGCGCCTCTATGCGCGCCTGATGGATGCTCAGGAAGCGCCTGGAGACGCGCGCGTCGTCGCCGCCGAGGGCCAGCGGGATCCCGCCGAAGTGCACGAAGCGCGTCATTTCTGCGGCGCTCTGCTCCGCGCGAAAGCGATCGAGAAGGCCCCTGTGGTCGAGGATCTCCACGGCGCGCCCGCCGAGGCCGAGCGCCTTGGAGAGCCCCGTGGGCTCGGGCAACCGCTCCAGCACGACGGGGCGCACGCCGGCCAGCCGCAGCTCGCAGGCCAGCATCAAGCCGGTCGGACCGCCGCCCACGATGACGACATCGACGTTCATACGCGCTCTCCTTGTTGAGAAACGATCGATTGACAACGATTGATCAGCGACTACCTGCGGGCGACGGCGGATCAACGAGGCTCACGTCACGTGGTCTCTCCGGCGCCCGCGCGGCCGCCCCACCCAGGCGTGGTCACGCCATCCAGCACGAGGCTCACGGTCTGCTCGCCGAGGCGCGCGGCGAGCTCGAGATCGCACGAGAGGCGCGCCCGAAGGTCCGAGAAGCGCGGCCCGAAGATGCCGATCCCGGCCAGCGCCCCGACGACGGTGCAATAAAGGAGCTCGAAATCGCAGTCTTGCCGGAACACCCCGCTGGCTTGACCTCGCTCGTAGAGATCGCGCAGCTGCGATGGCAGCATCGCGAGCGTCGCGGGCGGCGCGGCCTGCCAGCCGCTCATCGCCTCGTGCATCGCGAGCGGCATGCACAGCGGGCGCGAGAGGAGCAGCCGGAAGAACATCGTGAACGCGCGCCAGAGCCCCTCGCGCGGCTCGAGCGCCGCCGACGCCTCGAGCGCCGGCCGCCACCCCTCGATGAGGCCGGACCACTGGTCCTCGAGGACCGCGCGGTAGAGGCCATCTTTGCTCCCGAAGTGATGGTAGATCATGCGCTCGTTGACCCGGGCGCGTCGCACGATGGCGTGCACGCGGGCCCCCTCGGGCCCATGCCGCGCGAACTCCTCGGCGGCGGCGTCGAGGAGCGCCCGCCGCGTCTCCTTTTTCTCGTCTGCCGGCATCAGGTAAATGTTTATTTACTCATGAACGGGCGGCGGTCAAGGGCGCGATCCGGCCGCGTCCCCTCTCGAGGGGACGAGGCGCCCGGCGCGAGCTCTTCCATCTCGGCCTCGGCGGTCGGGCCCGCGTTGGGTCCATGCCTCCCGGGCGGCTGGGTCCTCTTCCGCTGTGGCCCGATGTGGGCTCAACCGGCCGCCTCCAGCACGGCGCACCGGACGCGGAGCTCGGCCCCGCGGACAACGCGCGATCGAGCGGCGCCAGACTTCACCGATTCGACTCGTCAGAGAAAACCGGCGATTCCTTGGGCCTCTTGCTGTAGGCTCGGCCCCAGGTCAGGTCTGGCCCCTGGCCAATGTGCTTGTTGGCATGAACCAGAAAACGACATTCCTCCCTGCGTTGGTGCTCGCTGCGGGCACGCTCACGGTGAACCTGACAGGCTGCGAGCTCATCGTCGCCGTCGATCGCAGCCGGATCTCCGACACGGGCGGCGCTGGCGGCGCCGGCGGGACCGGTGGCTCCGGAGGCGGCACGACGACGAGCAGCAGCGCCAGCTCGTCGTCAGGCACCGGCGGCTCGGGCGGCAACGGCGGCTCGGATGGCAACGGCGGCTCGGGCGGCAACGGCGGCTCGGAAGGCACCGGCGGCTTGGATGGCAACGGCGGCTCGGGCGGCACCGGCGGCTCGGAAGGCACCGGCGGCTCGGACGGCACTGGTGGCGCAATGGCATGCCCCGGCGGCGCGACACCGTGCGACACGATCGGCGATTGCCCGGCCCCGGCCACGGAGTGCGTGAAGGCCACGTGCGAAGCGCGGTGCTGCGGCACGACCAACGTGCCCGACGGCACCGTCACGACGGCGGGCCAGGCGGCGGGGGACTGCAAGCAGCAGGTCTGCGACGGCAGAGGCGGCACGACGTCGATCCGCGACGACACCGACAAGCCGGCCGACGACGAATGCAACGTCGGCACGTGCCCGGGCGGCGCTCCGGGCAGCTCACCGAAGACCGCTGGCACGAGGTGCACCACCGGCGGCAAGGTCTGCGACGGTAGCGGCGCCTGCGTCGGCTGCCTCTCGGGCACCGACTGCACCGCGCCCCAGATCTGCGATCCGGGGGGCACGCACGCGTGCGTCAACGTGTCGTGCACCGACGGCCTGCAGAACGGCGGCGAGACCGACGTCGACTGCGGCGGCATCGACGACGGCTCCGGCTGCGCGCCCTGCGCCGACGACCTGGAGTGCGCGCTCGGTTCGGACTGCGCGAGCGGCTACTGCAACACGGCCGGCAGGTGCGCGACGCCCGGCTGCATGGACACCGACCAGAACGGCAACGAGACCGACGTCGACTGCGGCGGCGCCTCCTTCCAGGGCGCTCCGGCCTGCGACAAGTGCGGTGTCGGGAAGACGTGCGGCGTCGCGGACGACTGCACAACGGGCATCTGCAGCGGCGGCACCTGCGCGGCCAGGCCGGACGGCGCGCCCTGCGTGACCAACGCCGAGTGCTCCAGCGCGCGCTGCGTTGACTCCGTCTGCTGCGACACGGCGTGCACCGGCGCCTGCCAGGCGTGCTCCGCGGCCAAGAAGCTCAGCGGCGTCGACGGCGCCTGCGGCTACATCGCGGCCGGCGGCGATCCGGACGACGAGTGCCCGGACGCGGGCGCGGCGTCGTGCGGAACCAACGGGTTCTGCGACGGTACAGGCGCCTGCCAGCGCTACGCAGCGGGCACGGTGGTGCCGTCCGTGCAGACACCGGGCGATTGCCAGCAGCTCGTGTGCAACGGCGCCGGCGGCATCACGCCGGACGAAGACGTCAACGATGTCCCGGTGTCAGCGACCGTCTGCTTGATGGACGCCGCGTGCACGGGCACGCCGGCCACGCCGAGCTTCACGATGGCGCCGGCGGGCACCGACTGCACCCCCGACGGCCTGCCCGGCAGGACGGTGTGCGGCGGCGGGCTCGCGGCAGGCACGTGCGTCGAGTGCAACGACGACTCGAGCTGCACCTCGCCCGCCACGTGCAACACGACGACGAACGCCTGCGAGTGATCGCGACAGCGTGGAGGGCGCCCGGGGCGACCTGGGCGCCTTCTTCGTTTTGTCGGCGCGCTCGGGGTGCAGCAGACCTCGAGGCGAGAACGATCGCAAAGACCGGTCGGCCGTCGCGAGCCGACTCCGTACTATGCGCGCGACAGGCGCACCTCGACCTCCCGCTCCACGTAGGCCCACTCCTCCGTCTCGCGCAGCCTGCCCACGAGCTCGTCGAAGGCGCCGGCGTCGCCCTCGGCGAACTCGAACCAGGTCAGGAAGTCGAACGGGCCGCCGAGGTCCCGGCTGTGGTAGAGCCGCCTTGCGACGGCCGGCAGGTAGTCGAGGCCAATCTTGATATGGCGCGACCGCGCCTCGAAGATGGCCCGCCGCTCGTCCTGCGCGAGCGCCCACCACGCCTTCGATTTTCTGAGCGGGATCAGCGCCGCCTGCGCGCTCGACGCCCGGCCGAGGTCTTCCTGAACGGCGATGAGGCGCCTTCTCTCCTCGAGCTCGACATAACGCTCGTTGCTCCTCACGCCGCTCAGCACCCAGGCCGCCTCCGGCGGCGCGACGAAGGTGCTCCCCTCGATGCGCTGCAGCCGCGGCGCCGCGGGTAACCCCTCGCCTCGCACCGTGATCATCCGCTCGACCCGCCACTCCCCGGCGGAACCCGCGACGAAACTCACCCGAACAGGACTTCCTTCCATGGCTCGCTCCGAGACGACGGCAATGCCGGACGAACGCCATTGCCGCCGACGGCGGGGCGGCCCGACCACACGCCCTCTCGGCACGAGAGCGCGCCGGGAAGGCAGCTGCGGTCAGGCCCACCGCGCGGGTCGAGGCCGGCGCGCACCGCGATGACAGTGCGCGGACACGGGTTTCGCCGTCGTTTCCGCGCGATGATTTTCCGTCGCCCGGGTCAGCTCAGGACAAGATAGGAGTCGCCGAACTCGTGACAGAGATACCCTGCCTGCTCCGCGTGGGCGTTCGCGCGGTGGAGCAGCGAGGCCGGCGCGAAAGCCTCGAGGAGCCGGAAGTGGCTCTCGGTCGGATCGTGCACGCCGGTCAGGAGCCCGTCGACCACCCTCGGCCGGAAGCCGTGGTGAAGGATCAGATCGGTGATCCCCGGCCCGGCCCGCAGCTCACCCCCGTGCTGGGCGGCGCAGCCCTCGAGGGCGCGCGTCACCGTCGTGCCGACCGCGATGACGCGGCGCCCGCTCGCCTTGGCCTCACGCACCGCAGCCACCGTCTCTTCCGGGATGTCGAAGCGCTCCGGCAGCGGGAGCAAGGCGTCGAGCGCCGGATCGCCGGTCGACGAGATCCCCGCGGCGTGGGTGAGCGAGGCGATCCGGACGCCGCGGCGGATCAGCTCGAGCAAGAGCCCCCAGACGAGCGGCCGCCCGGCCGACGGGAGCTCGGCGCAGAGAGGCCGGCTCGCATAACGCGTCTGCGCATGCCAGATCTCGAGCGGGCCCGCGACGTACGCATACTGGATCGGGCGCCCCCTCCGGTAGAGCGCCGACCAGAGCGCGGCGCCCCGCTCCCGAAAGGCGATCTCCACGAGGCGCGCCGCGGTCCTCCGCTCGATCACGGCCGACAGATCGTCTCCGAACGTCACCGCGTCCCCCGGGCCCAGGGCGGGCGGCGCCGGGCGCTCCTCGGTGCGCGTGTGCCAGTCGCCGGCGCCGAACAGCAGGGCCGAATAGCGCCCCTCGGACAGCTCGCCGATGAGGCGGACCTCCACCTCCTCACCGCGCTCGGTCGCGCCGTGGAGCGAGGCCGGCAGCGTGGCGCCGTCGTTGACGACCAGGAGATCACCCGGCTCGAGGAGCGCGGGCAGATCGGCGATGCGCGCGTCGCGCAGGCGCCCCTCTCGCGGGTCCACGTGGAGGAGCCGCTCCTCCAGCGGGCTCTCGCGGGGCCACGTGGCGGGGCTCATGGCGCCTCCGGGAGCCGCGCGGCCTCTACGCGCGCGCCGCTCGGCACCTCGCCGGCGCGGCCGACGAGCCCGACGACGCGCCTCGCCACGTCCGCAGGATCGGCCAGCGTGCTCGGGTCGGCGTCGGGGATGGCCTCGGCGTGCATCCGCGTGTTCATCTCGCCCGGGTCCACCGCGTAGAACGAGACGCCCGTGCCCTCGAGCTCGGCGGCCCAGGTGCGGCTCAGGTGATCGAGCGCCGCCTTCGACGCGCCGTAGGCGCCCCACCGCGGATAGGCGTTCACCGACGCGTCCGAGCTGATGTGGACGACGACCCCGCGCCGCCGCAGCGCCATCGCGCCGGCGATCACCTTCGTCAGGCGGAACGGGCCGACCACGTTGACCTCGAGCACCCGCCCGAGATCCTCGCACTCGGTGTCGAGCAGGATCGGCAGCGGCGTCTTGCCGAGCGTGCTCGCGTTGTGGATGAGCAGGTCGATCGGCCCGACCAGCGCCGCCGCCGCGCCGGCGATCGCGTGCGTCTGGCCCTTGTCCCCGATGTCCGCCGCGAGCGCGTGCGCCTCCCCGCCCTGCGCGGCGATCTCGGCCGCGACGGCCTCGAGCGCCACGCGCTCGCGCGCCACCAGGACCACCTTCGCGCCCTGCCGGGCGAGCTCCCGGGCGAGCGCGGCGCCGAGCCCGCGGCTCGCCCCGGTGACCAGCGCCGCCCGCGGCGCGAACCGCTCGCCCCGCGCGGCGCGGGGGAGCGACGGACGGGAGCTCGCTCCGGCCTGGATCAGCGCCTCGCTTCCGGTCGATTCGTCGTTCATGGTGCCTTCCTCCTCGACACCAGCCTAATCCGCGCCGGTCCTCTTGTTGGAGCGCTCTCCAATCTCTTGGAAGAGTGCTAATCTCCGGTCATGGACCAGGACACGGAGCTCTCGGGGCGGCTCGCGAAGAACATCAAGCAGCTGCGCGAGGCGCGCGGGCTGACGCAGCAGCAGCTGGCCAAGCTCGCCGGCGTGCCCCGGGCGACCTGGGCGCACCTCGAGTCCGGCGCGGCGAACCCGACGCTCGGCGTGCTGCACCGGGCCGCCGCCGCGCTCCAGGTCTCCATCGAGGAGATGCTCTCCGCGCCCCGCGCCACGTGCCAGCTCTACGCGCGCGACACGCTCCCCACGCGCTCTCCCGGGCAGGCGTTCGTCCGCAAGCTCCTGCCGGACCCGATCCCGGGCATGGAGATGGATCGCATCGAGATCCCCCCGGGCGGGCGGATGACGGGCGTCCCGCACACCCCGGGCACCCGCGAGTACCTGACGTGCGAGTCGGGGGGGCTGCTGCTCGTGGTCGGGGGCGAGCGGTTCACGCTCGGCGCGGGCGACGTCGCGGTGTTCCGCGGCGATCAGCGCCACTCGTACAACAACCCCGGCAAGCAGCCGGCGGTCGGCTACTCGGTCGTGGTCCTCGCGCGCGTGGTCTGACGAGAGCGCTCGACGTCGGCGCTTCTTCGCCTGGAGAGCGCCGCGCACGCGAGCAGCGCGTACACCGCCCCTCCGCCGCCCCTCCGCCGCCCCTCCGATTGCGCCTCGCGGGCCAGCGCTATCCGGCCGCCAGCATCGGTTCCGCCCGGTGCCGGGCATAGTGCTCGATGGCCTCGGGCACGGACGGCAATGCGGCGCGGCGGCGGCTGTGGAGCCCTCCCTGGCGAGGCAGGTTGGCCCGGAGCCCGAGGGTGCGCGCGGGGCAGGCGTGCACCGCGCGCGACGGCAGGCCGAGCGCGTCGCACATCATCCTCGCCCAGGAGGCGAAGCTCAGGACCCCGTCGTTCGCAACGTGCCATACGCCCTCGGCCTGATCGATCGCGAGATCCAGGCACGCGTGCGCCAGGTGCGGCAGGTAGGTGGGCGACACGAAGAGATCGTCCGCGGCGCGGAAGGGCTCCCCGCGCTGCACGATCGACAGCGCGAGCGCGGCGAAGCTGCGCGCCTCGAGCGGCCCGAACAGGCTGCCCGTGCGGACGACCAGCGCGCCCGGCAGCGCGTCGAGCGCGCCCCTCTCCCCCAGCGCCTGCGCCTCGCCGCACGCGTTGATGGGCGCGACCGGGTCATCCTCGATGTACGGCTCGGGCTTGCTCCCGTCGAACACGAAGGCCGACGAGAACATCACCAGCCGCGCGCCGCGGCGCCGGCACGCCTCCGCCAGCAGGGTCGGCCCGACCACGTTGGCGCGGCGGCACGCCTCGATCTCGTCCTCGGCCTCGTGCACGCGCGTGTAGCCCGCCGCGTTGATCACGAGCCACGGGCCGACCTCCACGAGCGCGCGATCCACGGCCGACGCGTCGGCGATGTCGAGGTCGCTGCGCGCCATGGCCCGGACATGGAGGCCGCGCTCCTCGCACGCGCGCGTCAGCGCCGCGCCGCGCGCCCCGCCCGCGCCCGTGATCAGGATCGGGCGCTCGCGCGGCCTGTAGATGCCCCGCGCGGCGGAGCGCGGCGCCCCGTAGAGCAGCCGCTCGTCGCGGCCCCACCAGCCCGGAGCCCCGGCGAGCGGGTGCTCGCTCCGGCCGGTGGACGCGAGCTCCTTCGCGACCACCGCGAGCGCCGTGGGGCGCGGCGCGGGCCCCCGCACATCGAAGGCCCCCGGCTCGTAATGGCCGCGCGCCTGGGTGACCAGGCTGTCCCAGTCGTACGCGCCGAAGGCCGACCACAGCGTCACCGCCCGCACGTCGGCGCCCTCCGCGCGGGCCGCTTGCGCGCCCTCCCAGGCCTCGACCAGCCAGCGGATCTGCTCCTCCGGCGTGCACCCGAGGTGGACCTCGGTGATCGCGATGGGCGTCATGTACCGCTGCCACACCTCGCGCAGCGCGTCGCGGTGTCCGAGGATCCCCTCCTCCCGCACGCGCACCGCCTCCACGTCGGCGTACGCATCGCGCCCGTTCCCGCCGTGCGTCCAGGAGGGGTAAAGCTCGAGGCGGTGATCGAGGAACCGTTCGCTCGTCAGGTAATAGTTCACGCCGATCACGTCCGGCGGGCACGGCTCCGCCGCGAGCTGCGCGAGCTCCTCCTCGGTCGCGCCGCAGTCGAGGAGGTGCCGGTGGAGGGGGTGCGCGGCGCCCACGCGCCCGCACAGGAGATCGAGGCTCAGCCAACGCCGGTGGTTCTCGAACGCGGCCTGGTACGCGAGCCTGGGCGTGCTGGCGGTCGCGCCGAAATCCTCCGTCTGCACGAGCCGCGCGTCCGGGCGCGCGCGCCGGATCGCGTGCATCGCGGCCGCAGTGGCGCGCGTCTCCACGAGCAGCGCGCGCAGGAACGAGGCCGAGTCCCGGCGGTGCGGGTACCAGTGTCCGTAGAGCGCGCTGAAGCGCGCGGTCGTGAGCGGCTCGTTGACCGGCGTGAAATCGCGCACCCACGGGTAGCGCTCCGCCACCGCGCCGGCGAACTCCGCGAGGCCGCTCGCGAAGCTGTCCTCCATCAGGCTCGTCCACGGCGGCCCGCTGCCGTGGTGCACGAGCCCGACGATCACGTCGACGCCGAGCTCTCTCAGCCGGTGGAGCCGCTGGTCTGCCCAGGAAAAATCGGCGCTCCGCAGGCCGCTCGGCGCCGTGCGCTCCCAGAGGACGGGATACCGGACGGCCCTCATGCCGAGCCCCGCGAGCAGGTCGAGGTCGGCGATGCGCTCGTGGTGGCCCGTGCGCTCCAGCTGGTCGAAGTACCGGTCGCCGACGCGGTTGATCGTGCACTCGACGCCGCCCCAGAGCGCGATCCCTGCGCCGTCTCTCATGAGGCGAGCCCCCCGCCAGCACCGTCGCCCGTCGGTCCGGCGCGCGCCCGTAGGCCTCCACGACGGCCCGCCCCACCCTGCCCGCGCGCCGTCATCGCGGCGCGCCCATGTCCGCGAACCCGGGCATGTCCGCCAGCGCCGGCATGTCCGCCATCCCCCCG
The DNA window shown above is from Sorangium aterium and carries:
- a CDS encoding TetR/AcrR family transcriptional regulator codes for the protein MPADEKKETRRALLDAAAEEFARHGPEGARVHAIVRRARVNERMIYHHFGSKDGLYRAVLEDQWSGLIEGWRPALEASAALEPREGLWRAFTMFFRLLLSRPLCMPLAMHEAMSGWQAAPPATLAMLPSQLRDLYERGQASGVFRQDCDFELLYCTVVGALAGIGIFGPRFSDLRARLSCDLELAARLGEQTVSLVLDGVTTPGWGGRAGAGETT
- a CDS encoding S-adenosylmethionine:tRNA ribosyltransferase-isomerase, whose product is MSPATWPRESPLEERLLHVDPREGRLRDARIADLPALLEPGDLLVVNDGATLPASLHGATERGEEVEVRLIGELSEGRYSALLFGAGDWHTRTEERPAPPALGPGDAVTFGDDLSAVIERRTAARLVEIAFRERGAALWSALYRRGRPIQYAYVAGPLEIWHAQTRYASRPLCAELPSAGRPLVWGLLLELIRRGVRIASLTHAAGISSTGDPALDALLPLPERFDIPEETVAAVREAKASGRRVIAVGTTVTRALEGCAAQHGGELRAGPGITDLILHHGFRPRVVDGLLTGVHDPTESHFRLLEAFAPASLLHRANAHAEQAGYLCHEFGDSYLVLS
- a CDS encoding family 1 glycosylhydrolase, whose amino-acid sequence is MRDGAGIALWGGVECTINRVGDRYFDQLERTGHHERIADLDLLAGLGMRAVRYPVLWERTAPSGLRSADFSWADQRLHRLRELGVDVIVGLVHHGSGPPWTSLMEDSFASGLAEFAGAVAERYPWVRDFTPVNEPLTTARFSALYGHWYPHRRDSASFLRALLVETRATAAAMHAIRRARPDARLVQTEDFGATASTPRLAYQAAFENHRRWLSLDLLCGRVGAAHPLHRHLLDCGATEEELAQLAAEPCPPDVIGVNYYLTSERFLDHRLELYPSWTHGGNGRDAYADVEAVRVREEGILGHRDALREVWQRYMTPIAITEVHLGCTPEEQIRWLVEAWEGAQAARAEGADVRAVTLWSAFGAYDWDSLVTQARGHYEPGAFDVRGPAPRPTALAVVAKELASTGRSEHPLAGAPGWWGRDERLLYGAPRSAARGIYRPRERPILITGAGGARGAALTRACEERGLHVRAMARSDLDIADASAVDRALVEVGPWLVINAAGYTRVHEAEDEIEACRRANVVGPTLLAEACRRRGARLVMFSSAFVFDGSKPEPYIEDDPVAPINACGEAQALGERGALDALPGALVVRTGSLFGPLEARSFAALALSIVQRGEPFRAADDLFVSPTYLPHLAHACLDLAIDQAEGVWHVANDGVLSFASWARMMCDALGLPSRAVHACPARTLGLRANLPRQGGLHSRRRAALPSVPEAIEHYARHRAEPMLAAG
- a CDS encoding FAD-dependent monooxygenase — encoded protein: MNVDVVIVGGGPTGLMLACELRLAGVRPVVLERLPEPTGLSKALGLGGRAVEILDHRGLLDRFRAEQSAAEMTRFVHFGGIPLALGGDDARVSRRFLSIHQARIEALLEERARELTTEIRRGHELIGLDQDGEGATVAVRGPDGGYPLRARFVVGCDGGRSAVRKLSGIGFPGLPPSRLLRLADVTLAEGATEDGHLVLSGGRRVRFGLGGIALVPLGAGVFRVVTSEPYPQDFDRDAPMTLDELQASVRAALGEDLPVREVRWLSRFTDASRQADTYRAGRVLLVGDAAHIHLPAGGPGLTTGLQDAVNLGWKLAAEVRGWAPSGLLDTYHAERHPEGKRVIMHTRAQGALMMRDERVAALRELVGELLKHEESLRYVVEMLDAADVRYEMPTEPGEQHPLLGRWAPDVPLTTQKGETRVAQLMHGARGVLLDLTGGAALGGVAAPWGDRVDVVSARCAALPRPAEAMLIRPDGYVAWAAAAGEPEASAHRRLRRALTAWFGAACGSSVAA
- a CDS encoding SDR family NAD(P)-dependent oxidoreductase, whose protein sequence is MNDESTGSEALIQAGASSRPSLPRAARGERFAPRAALVTGASRGLGAALARELARQGAKVVLVARERVALEAVAAEIAAQGGEAHALAADIGDKGQTHAIAGAAAALVGPIDLLIHNASTLGKTPLPILLDTECEDLGRVLEVNVVGPFRLTKVIAGAMALRRRGVVVHISSDASVNAYPRWGAYGASKAALDHLSRTWAAELEGTGVSFYAVDPGEMNTRMHAEAIPDADPSTLADPADVARRVVGLVGRAGEVPSGARVEAARLPEAP
- a CDS encoding XRE family transcriptional regulator, translating into MDQDTELSGRLAKNIKQLREARGLTQQQLAKLAGVPRATWAHLESGAANPTLGVLHRAAAALQVSIEEMLSAPRATCQLYARDTLPTRSPGQAFVRKLLPDPIPGMEMDRIEIPPGGRMTGVPHTPGTREYLTCESGGLLLVVGGERFTLGAGDVAVFRGDQRHSYNNPGKQPAVGYSVVVLARVV
- a CDS encoding chlorite dismutase family protein — its product is MEGSPVRVSFVAGSAGEWRVERMITVRGEGLPAAPRLQRIEGSTFVAPPEAAWVLSGVRSNERYVELEERRRLIAVQEDLGRASSAQAALIPLRKSKAWWALAQDERRAIFEARSRHIKIGLDYLPAVARRLYHSRDLGGPFDFLTWFEFAEGDAGAFDELVGRLRETEEWAYVEREVEVRLSRA